One Theropithecus gelada isolate Dixy unplaced genomic scaffold, Tgel_1.0 HiC_scaffold_15827, whole genome shotgun sequence genomic window, AAATGAGGAATCCTTGACTGACTGCAGACATGCgaattaaaaattactaattatGTTCTGGATCCAGGGAATATAGTTAATGACTTTTGTATAGACTCCGTACTGACCTGCTTCCCCACAATTCATGGAACCCCAGGACACTATTCCTCCCACAAACCACCTCTGTGTTTCATTATCTAGAAACACCAGTGCCCCTCCGCTGTCACCTCTGCAGCTGTCCTTGCCCCCACTTTCTAAGCCAGCGCAAAGCATGTTAGCAGTTACACTTCCCCCTGAATAGGGTGGCTTTTCATATGCAGCAGTACATTTTTGATGGTCAACAATTGGTATGTCGACATACATTAGATTTCTAGCAAGTAAGCCTCTTTGGGTTAATCCCCATCCAGATGCAGTTCCAATGTCATCTGTCCTCATAAAGGATTCAGCTTCTTTTCTTGGCAGACAAATAGGCGTGATGTTGCTATTGATTACAACTTTGTTATTCAATTTAATCAGTGCTATGTCATTGTCAAAGCCAGCATCATGAGTATAACCTTCATGTATAAAAACAGCTTTAGCCCAGGCTTGTGTATAATGAGGCGATAGTCTCTTCAGGGCGCCCAATCGAATGTCTAGGGAGGATGCATCATGTTTTTGCTCATATATGGCATGAGCAGCTGTGAGGACCCAGTTGTCATATAAAAGTGCACCTGCTGCTGTGCTTCCACCTAATATCAGGACTTGCCAAGGAAAATCACCAGGTTTTGCCTTTTGCCCTCCATATATACGCCCTCCTGTTGTACGGGCTGATAGTCCACAAACTGAGGGAGAAAAGCAGATAGGTAGAGAGCCTTTGTAAAATGTCAgtcatgtttttcttaaattatgaCCACTTTCAAGTATGTATTCGATGTCAACCAAAAGTTACATTACATGAGTTGGTGGGTGACCACCTATACAGGCAAGTGAGGCTATTTTAAAACATCGCAGTTCAAACACCTGATAAAACCTTTTGGTATTTCTTagctcctcagaaaatgagattagTGAAAACTGACTTTTAGAAGTTACTTTGTTTTGCTAAAATAATTTGGTCTGTAAGATTGggaaggcagggcatggtggctcatgcctgtaatcccagcactttgggaggccaaggcaggcgaatcacgaggtcgggagatcaagaccatcctagctaacatggtgaaatcccatctctactaaaaatacagaaagtgagccgggtgtggtggcagatgcctgtagtcccagctattcgggaggctgaggcaggagaatggcgggaacccaggaggcggagcttgcagtgagtcgagatcgcgccactgcactctaggctgggcgacagagcaagactgtctcaaaaaaattttaaaaagatggggaaattggctgggtgcagtatcacacctgtaatcccagcacttaggaaggctgaggtgggtggatcacctgaggtcaggagtttgagaccagcctggccaacatggtgagatgctgtctctactacatacacaaaaattagccgggcatggtggtgggcacctgtaatcccagctattcgggaggctgaggcaggagaattgcttgaacctgggaggcagaggttgcagtgagccaagtcatatcactgcactctagcctgggctacaagagcaaaactccatctcaaaaaaaaaaaaaaattaggaaaattaacAGGGCAAGCAGGCATTGTCTGAGCAGATGGACTGGATGATGTGCATAGGAATTAGAAGGACATaacctttctctgtttctgttttcctacttgtaaaatggggatttaTGTAAACCTAGGAAAGCAGGAACTAAAGTCAATATCTTTGCAAAATTACTTTTACCTTTGAACATACAAATGTTTTAGACATTAGAATGTTGCATTTGTGGCTAGGACCCTGCAGGttccagaattatatttttggtCTAGTTGATTCTTCCAAACtaagttttgtatctttattGCAAATTAAATACACCCATTAATGTAGCGTATGTTCCCTATTGAGGTAGTGCACTTGCATTAAAACCTAGActgggccaggcgtgatggctcacgcctgtaatcccagcactttgggaggctgaggcgggtggatcacgaggtcaggagatcgagaccatcctggctaacacagtgaaaccccatctttacaaaaatacaaaaaaattagccgggagtggcggcaggcgcctgtagtcccagctactggggaggctgaggcagaatggtgtgaacccgggaggcggagcttgcagtgagccgagatcgcgcctctgcacttcagcctgggcgacagagcgactccgtctttaaaaaaaaaaaaaaaaaaaacctgagccAAATAACACAAGggtaattaatatattattatctttctgattttggtaattaatatattattatctttttgttttgttttgttttttgagacagagtcttgctgtcacccaggctggagtgcgatggcacaatctcggctcactgcaagctccgcttcccgggttcatgccattctcctgcctcagtctcccgagtagctgggactacagctgggactacaggcgcccgccgccgcgcccagctaattttttgtatttttaatagagacggggtttcaccatgttagccagactggtctcggtctcctggcctcgtgatccgcccgcctcagcctcccaaagtgcttttttttttttttctaagacactgtgtggctctgttgcccaggctggagtgcagtggcgagatcttggctcactgcaagctccgtctcccgggttcccgccattctcctgcctcagcctcctgagtagctgggactacaggcgcccgccaccgcgcctggctaattctttttttttttttttaagtagagacggggtttcaccatgttggccaggatggtctcgatctcctgacctcgtgatccacccgcctcagcctcccaaagtgctgggattacaggcgtgagtcaccgcgcctggcctcgatttgttttttttttaataattctacagagggggaggttgcagtgagccgagattgcaccactgcactccaacctggcgacagagcggcgagactccctctcaaaaaaaaaaaaaaatcattctactcAACTATTATCTTTGGAGCCAattctggtttaaaaaaatttaaaaagcgcTATTAAAAGATTGCATTGATGTTTAAAAACTAGATGTTGAAAACAATTGCTTCGGGAAATTATTAGCTTTGGGTTTTAATAGCATTTTAACAGAATAGTAACTCAACAGAAGAACTcgtatttataaatgtataaattgttcaagataatttttaaaatccttttttttttttttttttttttttgatatggaataTCActactgttgcccagactggagtataatggtgcgatctcagctcattgcaacctctacctcccgggttcaagcgattctcctgcttca contains:
- the LOC112617028 gene encoding mannan-binding lectin serine protease 2; amino-acid sequence: MAPPNGHVSPVQAKYILKDSFSIFCEPGYELLQGHLPLKSFAAVCQKDGSWDQPMPSCSIVDCGPPDDLPSGRVEYITGPEVTTYKAVIQYSCEETFYTMKVNDGKYVCEADGFWTSSKGERSPPVCEPVCGLSARTTGGRIYGGQKAKPGDFPWQVLILGGSTAAGALLYDNWVLTAAHAIYEQKHDASSLDIRLGALKRLSPHYTQAWAKAVFIHEGYTHDAGFDNDIALIKLNNKVVINSNITPICLPRKEAESFMRTDDIGTASGWGLTQRGLLARNLMYVDIPIVDHQKCTAAYEKPPYSGGSVTANMLCAGLESGGKDSCRGDSGGALVFLDNETQRWFVGGIVSWGSMNCGEAGQYGVYTKVINYIPWIQNIISNF